The sequence ACCCGCGAGGCCGGCTTCGGCCCCGAGGTCAAGCGCCGGATCATGCTCGGCACCTACGCGCTGAGCTCCGGCTACTACGACGCGTACTACGGCTCCGCCCAGAAGGTGCGGACGCTGATCACCCGCGACTTCGAGAAGGCCTTCGAACAGGTCGACGTGATCGTTTCGCCGACCACGCCGACCACCGCCTTCCCGATCGGCGAGCGCGCCGACGACCCGATGGCGATGTACCTCGCCGACCTGTGCACGATCCCCACCAACCTGGCAGGCAACGCGGCGATGTCGCTGCCCTGCGGCCTGGCGCCCGAGGACGGGATGCCGGTGGGCCTGCAGATCATCGCTCCTGCCATGGCCGACGACCGGCTCTACAAGGTCGGTGCCGCGGTCGAGACCGCGTTCACCGCCAAGTGGGGTCACCCGCTGCTCGAGGAGGCACCTGCACTGTGAGCGCCATGACCAAGAAGGCCAAGAACTTCAAGAAGTCCAAGGGCGGGCTGTACCTGTCGATCGGCAGCACCGCCTTCGGCGCCCTCAGCGTCGCCAAGCAGGCCAAGCTGGCCCGTCAGGAGAACGACACGCTCCGCCTGATCGACGCCGCCGTCTCGGCCGCGGCGATCGTCACCGGCCTGGCGATCCTCTACCGCGAACTGAAGCGCCTGGGCGACGACGACGTCCTGCTGGGCTGAGAGGGAAAGTTTCACCGTGACTGTCACTGACCTGGTGTCGTACGAGGACGCCCTCGCGGCGTACGACCCCGTCATGGGCCTGGAGGTCCATGTCGAGCTCGGCACCAAGACCAAGATGTTCTGCGGGTGTTCCACCACCCTGGGCGCGGACGCCAATGCGCAGACCTGCCCCACCTGTCTCGGCCTGCCCGGCTCGCTGCCGGTCGTCAACGCGATCGGCGTCGAGTCCGCGATCAAGATCGGCCTGGCGCTGAACTGCTCCATCGCCGAATGGTGCCGCTTCGCCCGGAAGAACTACTTCTATCCGGACATGCCGAAGAACTTCCAGACCTCCCAGTACGACGAGCCGATCGCCTTCGACGGCTACCTCGACGTGCAGCTGGAGGACGGGGAGATCTTCCGGGTGCACATCGAGCGCGCCCACATGGAGGAGGACACCGGCAAGTCCACCCACATCGGCGGTGCCACCGGCCGTATCCACGGCGCCCGGCACTCCCTCCTGGACTACAACCGCGCCGGTATCCCGCTCATCGAGATCGTCACCAAGCCCATCGAGGGCGCGGGCGAGCGGGCCCCCGAGGTCGCCAAGGCGTACGTCGCCGAGCTGCGCGAACTCATCAAGGCGCTGGGCGTGTCCGAGGCCCGGATGGAACAGGGTCAGATGCGCTGCGACGTGAACCTCTCGCTGCGCCCCAACGGCACCGAGACGTTCGGTACCCGCTCGGAGACCAAGAACGTCAACTCCCTGCGCTCCGTCGAGCGTGCGGCCCGGTTCGAGATCCAGCGGCACGCCGCGGTGCTCTCCTCCGGCGGCACGATCGTCCAGGAGACCCGGCACTTCCACGAGGAGGACGGCTCGACCACGGCCGGCCGCATCAAGGACAACGCCGAGGACTACCGCTACTTCCCCGAGCCGGACCTGGTGCCGGTGGCCCCCTCCCGCGAGTGGGTCGAGGAACTGCGGGCGGGCCTGCCCGAGCTGCCACGGCTGCGCCGTAACCGGCTGCGCGAGGAGTGGGGCATCTCCGAGCACGACATGCAGTCGATCCTCAACGCGGGCGCGGTCGACCTGATCACCGCCACCGTCGACGCCGGCGCGGACTCCGCCTCGGCCCGTAAGTGGTGGATGGGCGAGTTGGCCCGCCGCGCCAACGAGGACGGCGTGGACCTGGCCGCCCTGCCGATCACCCCCGAGCAGGTCGCCCGGGTCACCGCGCTGGTGGCCGACGGCTCGCTCAACGACAAGCTGGCCCGCCAGACCATCGAGGGCGTGCTGGCCGGCGAGGGTGACCCGGACACCGTCGTCGAGAAGCGCGGCCTGAAGGTCGTCTCCGACGAGGGCGCCCTGGGCACCGCCGTCGACGAGGCCATCGCCGCCAACGCCGCCATCGCCGACAAGATCCGCGGCGGCAAGGTGGCCGCGGCCGGCGCCCTGGTCGGCGCGGTCATGAAGGCCACCCGCGGCCAGGCGGACGCGGCCCGGGTGCGCGAACTGATCCTGGAGAAGCTGGGCGTCGAGGGCTGACGGACCCACCCGTCCGGCAGCGCTGAGCGGCCGTCCTCCCGGGAAAACACTCCCGGGAGGACGGCCGCTTCGTCGTACCGCCCACCCGATCGGCCCGGCCCGACCGGGAATGCCGGAGCCTGCCGCCATGCTGTGATCAAGGAGAGGCCCCTCCGCAGTCCGAGGCCGAGTCCGAGGCCGAGGACGGGGCATCACCCTTGGGCCAGTTGGAGGAACGGTGCAGCACGAATCTCTCGCCGCGAGGATCGGCCGGGTCGGCGTCTGGCACGGCGGGCTCGGCGGGGTGCCGGCCGCCGCCGCGCGCCGGGCGGCGGCCGAGATCGAGCAACTGGGGTACGGCGCCCTGTGGTTCGGCGAGACGCCGGCTTCCGAGTCGGTGAGCCTGGCCGGTCTGCTGCTGGCCGCCACCGAGCGGATCACGGTCGCCACCGGCATCGCCAACATCTGGGTCAGGGACGCGTCCGCCGCGCACGCCGCCGCCCGGACCCTGGCCGAGGCGTACGACGGACGCTTCGTGCTCGGGCTGGGGGCGAGCCACGCCCCGCTGGTGGATGCGCGCGGCCACAGCTACGCCAAGCCGCTCGCGGCGATGCGGGCCTATCTCGACGCGATGGACGAGGCCCCGTACGACGGCCCGACGGCCGATCCGGCGCCGGGCCGGGTGCTGGCGGCGCTCGGCCCCAAGATGCTGGAGCTGGCGCGGGACCGGACGGACGGCGCCCACCCGTACTTCGTCACCCCCGAACACACCGCCCGCGCTCGCGACATCCTCGGCACCGGCCCGCTGCTCGCGCCGGAACAGGCCGTGCTGCTGGAGTCCGACCCCGCGACGGCCCGCTCGCTGGCCCGTGAACACCACACGCGCCGCTATCTGCAGCTGCCGAACTACACCGGCAATCTGCGACGGCTCGGCTTCGGGGACGAGGACTTCCTCGGCGGCGGCAGCGACCGGCTGGTGGACGCGATCGTGGCGTGGGGGGACGTGGACGCCATCCGCCGGCGGGTCGCCGAGCACCACGAGGCCGGAGCGGACCATGTGGCCCTGCAGCCCGTGGCGGCGGACCGGGGTCTGGGGCTCGACCAACTGCGGGAGCTGGCACCGGCGTTGCTCGGGTCCTGACGGGCCGACGGGCCGACGGGCCGCCGGGTTGGGGGGGCGGATGGCAGGCACCTTGCGTGCCGCCGCCCCCTCCACCCCGCCTTCAGGAGGCGGTGCCCGTCGCCTGCCGCTCGGCCGGGGTGTCCTTATGGCTGATCGCCAGGTAGGCCACGAGGAGCACGATGGGCACGATGAGCGCCAGGGTGACCGGCCCCGTTCCCCACCCGAGGCCGCCGCGGGCGGTGGAGACGCCCATCCAGTCGGCGAAGGAGGCCCCGAGCGGGCGGGTCAGCACGTACGCCCACCAGAAGGCGGCGACGGCGTTGAGGCCGAGGAAGCGTCCGGACAGCGCGGGCACCGCGATCAGGGCGGCGAACAGGATGCCGGAGGGGAGGTACCCCCAGCGCAGGGTGCCCGCCGTGAGGTCGCCGACCGCGGTGCCGAGGGCGAAGGTGGCGAGCACGGTCGCCCAGTAGAACGCCTCGCGGCGGCGGGTGCGGATGCTGTGGATCGAGAGCGTTCCCTCGGACACGTACCAGGCCGTCAGGATCGCGGCCAGCCCGGCCGAGAAGGTGAGGACCGAGACCGTGTACGGGATGCCGGCGATGACGTGGACGACATCGGCGGCCATGGTGCCGAAGACGCTGACCATGACGATGGCGGACCAGTAGATCCAGGGCCGGTAGCGGGTGGTCCGGAACTGGAGGATGAGCAGGGCCACCAGCCCGGCGAGTCCCAGGCTGCCGGCCGGTATCGGGCCGAGCGTCCGGCCGAGGTAGTCCGAGGCCGTCTCTCCCATGCCGGTGGTGAGCACCTTCACCCCCCAGAACACGGCCGTGACCTGCGGCACCTTGCTCCAGCCCGGCCCGTGTCCGGCGTCGGGCACGGGGGTGCCGGACCGCCGCTCGCCCACGGGTCGTGCTGGCGCCTCGCTGTTCGGCTGTGCCATCGTCATGTCCGCCCTCCCGGCGCGGTGCGCCGTGTCCGCGACCTGCTCGATCCCGGGCGTCGTTCAGCCGCTCACGCGTACCGGTGAGCGGCGCCCAGCTTTCGTCTACACGACTGTAGACGATCAGGTGGGGTGCGCTGCGCCCGCCCTCGGGTCCGTGGCGCCGGGGCCGCCGTACCCGCATTCGGGCCCGCTGGGGTCGTCCGGTGGCGCGGAGCGCCGGA is a genomic window of Streptomyces sp. Edi2 containing:
- the gatB gene encoding Asp-tRNA(Asn)/Glu-tRNA(Gln) amidotransferase subunit GatB gives rise to the protein MTVTDLVSYEDALAAYDPVMGLEVHVELGTKTKMFCGCSTTLGADANAQTCPTCLGLPGSLPVVNAIGVESAIKIGLALNCSIAEWCRFARKNYFYPDMPKNFQTSQYDEPIAFDGYLDVQLEDGEIFRVHIERAHMEEDTGKSTHIGGATGRIHGARHSLLDYNRAGIPLIEIVTKPIEGAGERAPEVAKAYVAELRELIKALGVSEARMEQGQMRCDVNLSLRPNGTETFGTRSETKNVNSLRSVERAARFEIQRHAAVLSSGGTIVQETRHFHEEDGSTTAGRIKDNAEDYRYFPEPDLVPVAPSREWVEELRAGLPELPRLRRNRLREEWGISEHDMQSILNAGAVDLITATVDAGADSASARKWWMGELARRANEDGVDLAALPITPEQVARVTALVADGSLNDKLARQTIEGVLAGEGDPDTVVEKRGLKVVSDEGALGTAVDEAIAANAAIADKIRGGKVAAAGALVGAVMKATRGQADAARVRELILEKLGVEG
- a CDS encoding LLM class F420-dependent oxidoreductase encodes the protein MQHESLAARIGRVGVWHGGLGGVPAAAARRAAAEIEQLGYGALWFGETPASESVSLAGLLLAATERITVATGIANIWVRDASAAHAAARTLAEAYDGRFVLGLGASHAPLVDARGHSYAKPLAAMRAYLDAMDEAPYDGPTADPAPGRVLAALGPKMLELARDRTDGAHPYFVTPEHTARARDILGTGPLLAPEQAVLLESDPATARSLAREHHTRRYLQLPNYTGNLRRLGFGDEDFLGGGSDRLVDAIVAWGDVDAIRRRVAEHHEAGADHVALQPVAADRGLGLDQLRELAPALLGS